A single window of Novipirellula aureliae DNA harbors:
- a CDS encoding M56 family metallopeptidase, which produces MDSRLVFEVGCALCLQITVVILATFLLQRWVADARSQCRLWTICFVGVIVLVATAFLLPHRRLLHFPGGFSRETMLGVVVWQTRFSIVLASVWMIGATRSILRRVILCFEVLRFLKMHCEPIDAVELLARANVTSHDDDKLSILTSDKIQGPFCWQLHQPVIVLPSFLLSDDELTLRHVLLHEIEHLRTQHPMQHFLQGVCSTLFWFHPLVWMAADRAELTREYLCDEVAAKTAGKFSAYLRTLAKVAERCSGVSCTNAPEGTLAFGNQPSALIRRSNRLVKLAESEKPQSRWRPIAAMAGLLLCTAIMQQIWLPTNAMASQRSDWSPWPTWTAGVLHQANLHVRDFEMFEDGVHMHELLYEDI; this is translated from the coding sequence GTGGATTCCCGGCTTGTGTTTGAAGTTGGTTGCGCATTGTGCTTGCAAATCACGGTTGTGATCTTGGCCACGTTTCTGTTGCAGCGATGGGTCGCGGACGCCAGATCACAGTGCCGGTTGTGGACGATCTGTTTCGTTGGTGTGATTGTCCTGGTCGCCACCGCATTTCTATTGCCACATCGTCGACTGTTGCATTTCCCTGGTGGCTTTTCTCGCGAAACCATGTTAGGCGTCGTCGTTTGGCAAACCCGATTTTCGATTGTCCTGGCTAGCGTTTGGATGATTGGTGCCACTCGTTCGATTTTGCGTCGCGTGATTTTATGCTTCGAGGTGTTGCGGTTCTTGAAAATGCACTGTGAGCCCATTGATGCAGTGGAGTTGCTGGCACGAGCTAACGTAACGTCGCATGACGACGACAAACTTTCAATTCTAACGAGCGATAAAATCCAGGGGCCGTTCTGTTGGCAGTTGCACCAACCGGTGATCGTCTTGCCGAGTTTTCTGCTCAGCGATGATGAACTCACGTTGCGACACGTTCTGTTACACGAGATCGAGCACTTACGAACGCAGCACCCGATGCAACATTTCCTGCAGGGCGTTTGTTCGACGCTGTTCTGGTTTCATCCGTTGGTCTGGATGGCTGCTGATAGAGCCGAACTGACACGAGAGTACCTATGTGATGAGGTGGCAGCGAAGACCGCCGGTAAGTTCAGCGCCTATTTGCGGACGCTAGCCAAAGTTGCCGAGCGTTGCAGTGGCGTATCGTGTACCAACGCACCGGAGGGGACATTGGCATTCGGCAATCAGCCCAGTGCCTTGATCCGTCGCAGTAACCGATTGGTCAAATTGGCCGAGAGTGAAAAGCCACAATCGCGATGGCGACCGATCGCGGCAATGGCTGGCCTATTGCTTTGCACGGCGATCATGCAGCAAATTTGGTTGCCGACCAACGCAATGGCGTCACAGCGAAGTGATTGGTCGCCATGGCCGACATGGACAGCCGGGGTATTGCATCAAGCAAACCTGCATGTTCGCGATTTTGAAATGTTCGAAGACGGCGTGCACATGCATGAACTGCTGTACGAGGATATCTAA
- the thiO gene encoding glycine oxidase ThiO, translating to MSTKKTDSNQRSTMSPDSPLVTVVGGGAIGMSIAWELRRRGKQVRLIERNRIGDSTSRVAAGILPPANLETATDAIDRLRGYSHMLFPKWANELSETTGMDIGLRRCGGFYLGNTAGEKAVMAGMVHFWNDMQIECDHISIDQLVAAEPAIARWLSKLSNVSAWWVPDEYQVCTPAYLQALHQACQQTGVEIIEQTNVTDLRFSADSTAVCTESGWIESASVVLCGGSWTGLVCESLGLSEALIPIRGQILVFKTDQPLLRSIVNIGNRYLLSRDDGHLLVGSCEEETGFDCRTTKPMIESLKQFAISIIPELEAATIVEDCAGLRPLTFDGFPMIGRHPKASNLFVAAGHYRSGIHLSPATAVCMADIVLGKKPPLNLDAFRVGSS from the coding sequence ATGTCTACTAAAAAAACTGATTCCAACCAACGTTCGACGATGAGCCCCGACAGCCCTCTGGTTACCGTCGTCGGTGGTGGAGCGATCGGTATGTCAATCGCTTGGGAATTGAGACGTCGTGGCAAGCAAGTCCGACTTATCGAACGCAATCGCATTGGCGATTCAACGTCACGCGTTGCGGCCGGAATTTTGCCACCCGCGAATTTAGAAACGGCAACGGATGCGATCGATCGACTACGTGGATACAGTCATATGCTGTTTCCAAAGTGGGCGAACGAATTGTCCGAAACGACCGGAATGGATATCGGACTACGTCGCTGTGGCGGTTTCTACCTTGGCAACACGGCGGGCGAGAAGGCTGTCATGGCGGGCATGGTCCATTTTTGGAATGACATGCAAATTGAATGCGACCACATTTCAATCGACCAATTGGTGGCTGCGGAACCGGCAATCGCCCGGTGGCTTTCAAAACTCTCAAATGTTTCGGCATGGTGGGTGCCCGATGAGTACCAGGTTTGTACCCCCGCGTACCTCCAGGCTCTTCATCAAGCGTGCCAGCAAACTGGCGTTGAGATCATCGAGCAAACCAACGTGACAGACTTGCGATTCAGTGCGGATTCGACCGCCGTTTGCACCGAGTCCGGCTGGATTGAATCCGCGTCCGTCGTCTTGTGCGGCGGAAGTTGGACAGGGTTGGTTTGTGAATCGCTGGGACTCTCCGAAGCGCTGATTCCGATCCGCGGCCAGATTTTGGTATTCAAAACCGATCAACCGCTTCTTCGATCGATTGTCAACATCGGAAATCGTTATCTGCTTTCCCGCGACGATGGGCATTTGTTGGTCGGTTCGTGCGAAGAGGAAACCGGTTTCGATTGTCGCACGACCAAACCGATGATCGAATCGCTGAAGCAATTTGCGATCTCGATCATTCCAGAATTGGAAGCCGCAACCATTGTCGAAGATTGTGCAGGGCTCCGACCACTTACGTTTGATGGGTTCCCTATGATCGGTCGACACCCCAAAGCCTCAAACCTCTTCGTCGCAGCCGGCCATTACCGTAGCGGAATTCATTTGTCGCCCGCGACGGCCGTGTGTATGGCGGATATCGTATTAGGCAAAAAGCCGCCACTTAATCTAGATGCCTTCCGTGTTGGTTCATCCTGA
- a CDS encoding TIGR04282 family arsenosugar biosynthesis glycosyltransferase yields MQNRSNRKNGYATIAIMAKYWNAGDVKTRLGSSIGMAAAAHLHRIFTLFLCQTLNDAADRHLLAITPLSQQSHFANALKTHVPNNKWHLVDQGIGDLGSRMSNLFQTQFTNLADSAPLVLIGADCPLIDPSTVREATDRLAEHDVVLGPAVDGGYYLIGLAAPWRDSYDRLFREMPWGSSHVLETTRKRIQTGRLTCHLLCEREDVDTVIELNRLRSHLKSARKSNDRLAKLANSIDRILIE; encoded by the coding sequence ATGCAAAACCGTTCGAACCGAAAAAACGGATATGCGACAATCGCGATCATGGCGAAATACTGGAATGCTGGGGACGTCAAAACTCGACTTGGAAGTTCGATTGGGATGGCCGCGGCAGCTCATCTACATCGAATTTTCACGCTTTTTCTCTGTCAAACACTAAACGATGCCGCTGACCGTCACCTGCTTGCGATCACACCGCTGTCACAGCAATCCCATTTTGCCAATGCCTTGAAAACTCACGTCCCTAACAATAAATGGCATTTAGTCGATCAGGGCATTGGCGATTTAGGCTCACGGATGTCCAATCTTTTTCAAACCCAATTCACCAATCTCGCCGATTCCGCTCCGCTGGTTCTGATCGGGGCCGATTGTCCACTGATTGACCCTTCCACCGTTCGCGAAGCCACCGATCGTTTGGCCGAGCATGATGTCGTTCTGGGGCCGGCTGTCGACGGTGGTTACTATCTAATCGGTCTGGCGGCACCTTGGCGTGATTCCTACGATCGTCTATTTAGAGAGATGCCTTGGGGATCAAGCCACGTGCTCGAAACGACTCGAAAACGTATTCAGACGGGTCGTTTGACCTGCCATCTGCTTTGTGAACGAGAGGATGTTGATACGGTAATTGAACTGAATCGTTTACGGTCTCATCTCAAATCCGCTCGAAAATCAAACGATCGACTTGCCAAGCTTGCTAATTCCATCGATCGCATACTGATTGAATGA
- a CDS encoding BlaI/MecI/CopY family transcriptional regulator — translation MSRTEKLVELTKCEAEVMDIVWDKASVTVSDVVEAIDRDLAYTTVLTTMKILEDKKIVRRGPKIGRAFTYIAMVSREQVREGMIKSLANQLFGGSTRSLVLSLLQSNSVSADDIAAVKQAADQLGDS, via the coding sequence ATGTCACGAACCGAAAAACTCGTTGAGTTGACCAAGTGTGAAGCGGAAGTCATGGACATTGTCTGGGACAAGGCCAGCGTGACCGTTAGTGATGTTGTCGAAGCAATCGACCGTGATCTGGCGTATACGACCGTGCTGACGACGATGAAAATCTTGGAAGACAAAAAGATCGTTCGCCGCGGGCCCAAGATCGGCCGAGCGTTCACTTACATAGCCATGGTGTCGCGAGAGCAGGTTCGCGAGGGCATGATCAAATCGTTGGCCAACCAATTGTTCGGTGGTTCGACGCGGTCGTTAGTGCTCAGCCTGCTGCAATCCAATTCGGTTTCTGCTGACGATATCGCTGCAGTGAAGCAAGCGGCTGACCAGTTGGGAGATTCGTAG
- a CDS encoding glycosyltransferase family 4 protein, translating into MMVRVALVIPTMDRGGAEKQLCLLANHLPRDSFDVHVVLLTRDGPRSEWLRAAGIPVTLIGKRFKADPSALFRLRRKLKSLRPDIVHTWLFAANSFGRAAARMANVPTIIGSERCVDPWKTEAHFMIDRQLAKCSSAITSNSNGVVDFYASHGISRTLFHVIPNGIMPRGGTDIDRDEACRRLGVDPKRRLILAVGRLWPQKRYRDLIWAAELLATAREDTSLVIVGDGPQRGELLRFRDSVTTPDRVRFCGLRHDVAELLPHADAFWIGSDYEGQSNAVIEAMQAGVPVIASDIPGNRDLVVPNQTGCFFAVGDTADLARQTNQLFDDPSRRAQFKESAIKRIRDQFSVESMVHRHAELYERMKERSGS; encoded by the coding sequence ATGATGGTTCGAGTGGCTCTTGTCATACCAACGATGGATCGGGGTGGTGCGGAGAAACAACTATGCTTATTGGCAAACCATTTGCCGCGTGATTCGTTTGATGTCCACGTCGTCCTATTGACGCGTGACGGTCCGCGAAGCGAATGGCTGCGGGCTGCGGGAATTCCGGTGACGCTGATTGGTAAACGCTTCAAAGCCGACCCAAGTGCCCTGTTCCGGTTGCGCCGAAAACTCAAGTCGCTTCGCCCTGATATCGTTCATACCTGGTTGTTCGCCGCAAATAGTTTTGGCCGCGCGGCAGCACGGATGGCGAACGTACCAACCATTATCGGCAGCGAACGATGCGTTGACCCCTGGAAAACGGAGGCGCATTTTATGATTGATCGTCAGTTGGCCAAATGCTCCAGCGCGATAACAAGCAATAGCAACGGGGTGGTTGATTTTTATGCATCGCATGGAATTTCAAGGACTCTGTTTCATGTGATCCCAAATGGGATCATGCCACGTGGCGGCACCGACATTGATCGTGACGAAGCATGTCGCCGTTTGGGTGTCGACCCAAAACGCCGTTTGATCTTGGCGGTAGGCCGTTTGTGGCCGCAAAAACGCTATCGTGATTTGATTTGGGCTGCCGAATTATTGGCGACCGCTCGCGAGGATACGTCGCTAGTGATTGTGGGTGATGGGCCTCAGCGTGGTGAATTATTGCGTTTTCGTGATTCGGTGACGACTCCCGATCGAGTTCGATTCTGCGGTTTGCGCCACGATGTTGCCGAGCTATTGCCACACGCGGACGCATTTTGGATCGGGAGCGATTATGAAGGACAAAGCAATGCGGTAATCGAAGCGATGCAGGCCGGAGTTCCTGTGATTGCATCCGATATCCCTGGCAATCGCGATTTGGTTGTCCCAAATCAAACGGGTTGTTTTTTTGCGGTGGGGGATACAGCGGATTTAGCACGCCAGACAAACCAATTGTTTGACGATCCTTCCCGAAGGGCACAATTCAAAGAGAGTGCCATAAAACGCATTCGTGATCAATTTTCAGTGGAGTCAATGGTGCATCGTCACGCCGAGTTGTACGAACGGATGAAAGAGCGTAGCGGGTCTTGA
- a CDS encoding DUF1559 domain-containing protein: MKQLKVSYYCLFNPQGRGQSTMHQPPTRWHLDASPFAPQAGFTVLELLVTVSIIGVLAGLLLPGLGSARESARRVQCTSHLREIGLALHNHHDANGTLPVGWKFDPSIQSAYGWAVPLLPYLEQPALFSRMDCQQRVGAPVHDAVRATPLPIMLCPSDITEPTFVLYEEDGDKEDDEKEGNDFSAAMLHVLEPSITSPLVRLPTANYVGMFGTMEADDSVPAPLGDGAFLENRPVRFRDFARGLSNTIIVGERMMAQVPSTWLGVDLAGEDAAARLVGSALEGINNPLADECDYSSRHPSGANFLWGDGHVSFVTEDVDLPLYHQWAKLRDR; this comes from the coding sequence GTGAAACAACTAAAGGTTTCGTATTATTGTCTTTTCAACCCGCAAGGACGTGGACAATCGACGATGCACCAACCACCTACCCGCTGGCACCTCGACGCTTCCCCGTTTGCTCCGCAAGCTGGCTTCACCGTGCTTGAATTGTTGGTTACCGTATCGATAATTGGCGTGCTTGCCGGCCTTTTGCTTCCGGGGCTCGGGTCTGCACGCGAATCGGCTCGGCGAGTTCAATGCACCAGCCATCTGCGCGAGATTGGGCTGGCTTTACACAACCATCACGACGCCAACGGGACTTTGCCGGTCGGATGGAAGTTCGATCCCAGTATCCAGTCAGCATACGGTTGGGCCGTGCCATTGCTTCCGTATCTGGAGCAGCCCGCGTTGTTCAGCCGCATGGATTGTCAACAACGCGTTGGCGCTCCCGTTCACGACGCCGTCCGCGCGACTCCGTTGCCGATCATGCTTTGCCCGTCAGATATCACCGAGCCAACCTTCGTGTTATACGAAGAGGATGGGGATAAAGAGGATGACGAGAAAGAAGGCAATGACTTTTCGGCTGCCATGTTGCACGTGTTAGAGCCTTCGATAACGTCACCTTTGGTTCGCTTACCCACCGCCAACTACGTCGGGATGTTTGGAACGATGGAAGCCGACGATTCGGTTCCCGCCCCGCTCGGGGACGGTGCATTTCTTGAAAACAGGCCGGTTCGATTTCGCGATTTCGCTCGCGGACTTTCCAACACGATCATCGTTGGCGAACGCATGATGGCGCAAGTGCCCTCGACTTGGTTGGGTGTTGATTTGGCCGGTGAAGACGCTGCGGCGCGTTTGGTCGGATCGGCTCTCGAAGGTATCAACAACCCGCTGGCGGATGAGTGTGATTATTCGAGCCGTCATCCCAGTGGTGCGAACTTCTTGTGGGGTGATGGGCACGTATCGTTTGTCACCGAAGACGTTGACTTGCCTTTGTATCACCAATGGGCGAAGTTGCGTGACCGGTGA
- a CDS encoding serine/threonine protein kinase: protein MPKITSQRFLEMVEKSGLVSKAKSDRLIMKVRAKLDGGLPEDARKLAMVFKKQGLLTQWHLDKLLAGKYKGFFLGRYKLLGHIGTGGMSSVYVGEHVGLHDKRALKVLPKKRVHDSTYLARFQLEAQAIASLNHPNIVTAYDIDNEGDVHFIVMEYVDGLDLHQLVKRDGPLDFSTAADLIAQAARGLEHAHSRGVIHRDVKPANLLIDESGRVRLLDMGLALVLAGEEDSLTVANNENVLGTADYLAPEQALNSHTVDHRVDIYGLGCTFYYLLTGRPPFSEGTLAQRIAKHQTEMPTSIRTLRPDCAGELEGICVKMIQKDPVYRYQTAKDIAEVLERFVARVPRGANLVAGLGETPSYDESASSSSLGLDDSSKSTNPAGESSGSISSARSALLHGDGISSSDSGRMVNVRPRPDLLDGSFIDIQAESGYRPSSSIRSSSSRASDASKVDESSKFTQSPSTLGRSGRSGVHLGDESDIYGHPDERSGRGSKSGNRSGRYRKQNGVDPLLLGAVAFALFIIAIAIGFYLARLTS from the coding sequence ATGCCTAAAATCACCTCGCAACGATTCCTCGAAATGGTCGAGAAAAGCGGTCTTGTGAGTAAAGCGAAATCCGATCGCTTGATCATGAAGGTCCGCGCGAAGCTAGACGGGGGGTTGCCCGAAGATGCTCGTAAGTTGGCAATGGTGTTCAAAAAGCAAGGCCTTTTGACGCAGTGGCATCTCGATAAGTTACTGGCTGGAAAATACAAAGGTTTTTTCCTTGGCCGCTACAAGTTGCTCGGGCACATCGGCACCGGCGGAATGAGCAGTGTCTACGTTGGCGAACACGTTGGATTGCACGACAAACGGGCTTTAAAAGTACTGCCCAAAAAACGAGTTCACGATTCGACTTATTTAGCCCGGTTCCAATTGGAAGCGCAGGCGATTGCTTCGCTGAATCATCCCAATATTGTCACGGCCTACGACATCGACAACGAAGGGGACGTTCACTTTATTGTCATGGAATATGTTGACGGCCTCGATTTACATCAACTCGTGAAACGTGATGGGCCGCTCGATTTTTCAACGGCTGCCGACCTGATTGCTCAAGCGGCACGAGGGCTTGAGCATGCTCATTCGCGTGGCGTGATCCACCGCGACGTCAAGCCAGCCAACCTATTGATTGATGAAAGCGGCCGGGTGCGGCTACTCGACATGGGATTGGCACTCGTTTTGGCTGGCGAAGAAGACTCACTAACGGTCGCCAACAACGAAAACGTGCTGGGCACCGCTGACTACCTAGCACCCGAACAGGCGCTCAACAGTCATACGGTCGATCATCGTGTCGACATCTACGGACTCGGATGCACGTTCTATTATCTGCTTACCGGGCGTCCGCCGTTTAGTGAGGGTACGTTGGCCCAAAGGATTGCGAAACATCAAACCGAAATGCCTACCTCGATTCGCACCTTGCGTCCTGATTGCGCAGGCGAGCTAGAAGGCATTTGCGTCAAGATGATACAAAAAGACCCTGTGTATCGTTATCAAACGGCAAAGGATATCGCGGAAGTCCTGGAGAGATTTGTTGCTCGGGTGCCACGTGGCGCGAACTTGGTCGCTGGTTTGGGAGAAACGCCCTCGTACGACGAATCGGCAAGTTCTTCGTCACTAGGCTTGGACGATAGTTCGAAATCCACGAACCCGGCAGGAGAATCTTCAGGTTCGATCTCGAGTGCTCGCTCCGCATTGCTCCACGGTGATGGGATCAGCAGCAGTGATAGTGGGCGAATGGTCAACGTGCGACCGCGTCCCGATTTATTGGATGGTAGCTTTATTGATATTCAAGCCGAGTCTGGGTATCGTCCAAGTTCAAGCATCCGATCCTCCTCATCCCGAGCGAGCGATGCATCGAAAGTAGATGAATCGTCCAAGTTCACACAATCGCCGTCTACCCTTGGCCGGTCCGGGCGTTCGGGCGTCCACCTCGGCGATGAATCAGACATCTATGGGCATCCCGACGAGCGAAGCGGTCGAGGCAGCAAATCGGGAAATCGGTCGGGCCGCTACCGAAAACAAAATGGGGTCGACCCCTTGCTACTCGGTGCGGTAGCATTTGCGCTGTTCATCATCGCCATCGCCATCGGTTTTTACTTGGCGCGTCTGACTTCCTAG
- a CDS encoding glycosyltransferase — protein MHDNDQNQKSISLILPAWNEAEVIATAVAEADAALSQLTVDYEIIVVDDGSTDDTGSIVRKLAMANDHVRLVEHSPNQGYGAAIRSGFASADSDLVVFTDADCQFDLTELDRFVLLSNRYDIVCGYRIDRKDTPLRCLYSKVYNLLVRLTLGTGVRDVDCALKLFHRDVAKRIQIAGNGFLVSSEMLVQARRIGCSVCEVGVSHRPRMLGESTVSVQHIPKVLTSLTRYWWNEIQFPAVVAPRPVDNWVKSVAISADEAEDRKSWRLPMLQIGLLLIAAVFMLTNLSYPLIDRDETRYAEIPREMIATGNWILPQLNFHTYYDKPPLVYWLCAISFKLFGISEASARLVPSLAALATLACTMFFGSRIFGRRVGLFAGVVLFLSVGFAFTSRYLLLDGVLTLFVSLSLFTAYEAIRVNPSSRSVPSGRGKLVLGWWIASSVFIGLALLTKGPIAIALWLPPVFAFAWLSEADAKPRWWHYGLLGAVAAMIAMPWFILAHQQDPTFLCQFFYKHHFARFAGEFHPKPIWFFVPVLLIAGHPWSFLTIPYAKFLVGRGETTRARRPPALGFMLLYSLWCFAFFSISACKLPTYLLPAAPPLALMLGHYLNEILQDSGNPTEFFFARLWSARTATATTCVAGVSFVLFVVVWTGDSNFALFGWATIWAMWLMVSLLPMADRHQAKIAWASSTGAAFLFTVMVMHQMVPAYSRSQTLFGETSPLGDQLAVAKSLPIATIDHEFSEVPFYLERRDIPNFLNVNDTGVADFVSQAGMSILIVDDLIGPNDLADQLPKTAKLTKIGHRGSALIYQATNTASPPQMALVPDGQAQGAQR, from the coding sequence ATGCACGACAACGATCAAAACCAAAAGTCAATCTCACTGATCTTACCAGCTTGGAACGAAGCCGAGGTGATTGCCACGGCCGTCGCGGAAGCGGACGCTGCACTCTCACAACTCACCGTTGACTATGAAATTATCGTGGTCGACGATGGGAGCACGGATGACACAGGAAGTATTGTTCGCAAGTTGGCGATGGCGAATGATCACGTGCGGTTGGTAGAGCATTCGCCCAACCAGGGCTACGGCGCTGCAATCCGATCGGGATTTGCGTCGGCCGACAGCGACTTGGTCGTGTTTACAGATGCGGATTGCCAGTTCGATTTGACAGAACTCGATCGGTTCGTGCTGTTGTCGAATCGCTACGACATCGTTTGTGGTTATCGCATCGACCGCAAGGACACACCGCTACGTTGTTTGTACTCGAAGGTCTACAACTTACTGGTTCGGTTAACGCTAGGAACGGGTGTTCGCGACGTTGATTGCGCGTTGAAATTGTTTCACCGCGATGTGGCCAAGAGGATTCAGATTGCCGGCAATGGTTTTCTGGTAAGCTCCGAGATGTTGGTTCAGGCTCGGCGAATCGGTTGCAGTGTCTGTGAAGTCGGCGTGTCGCATCGACCGCGAATGTTGGGCGAGAGCACCGTGTCGGTACAGCACATCCCGAAGGTCCTCACGTCGCTGACTCGATATTGGTGGAACGAGATTCAGTTCCCAGCGGTTGTGGCGCCACGCCCCGTAGACAATTGGGTGAAGAGTGTCGCCATCTCGGCCGACGAGGCGGAGGATCGAAAGTCCTGGCGACTTCCTATGCTGCAAATTGGACTACTTCTGATTGCTGCGGTCTTCATGCTGACGAATCTCAGTTACCCTCTCATTGACCGCGACGAAACGCGGTACGCCGAAATCCCCAGAGAGATGATTGCAACGGGCAATTGGATTTTGCCTCAGTTGAATTTCCATACCTATTACGACAAGCCGCCGCTGGTGTATTGGTTGTGTGCGATCAGCTTTAAATTGTTCGGCATCAGTGAAGCATCGGCGAGATTGGTTCCGTCGCTAGCAGCACTGGCGACTCTCGCTTGCACAATGTTCTTTGGTTCACGGATATTTGGGCGGCGAGTTGGTCTGTTCGCCGGAGTGGTGTTGTTCTTGTCGGTCGGCTTTGCGTTTACGAGTCGGTACCTATTGCTCGACGGCGTTTTGACGCTGTTCGTTTCCCTGTCATTGTTCACTGCCTATGAAGCGATCCGCGTGAACCCTTCTTCTCGAAGCGTTCCGAGCGGCAGGGGGAAATTAGTGCTCGGCTGGTGGATCGCGTCGTCCGTTTTCATCGGTTTGGCGTTGCTAACGAAAGGTCCGATTGCAATCGCGCTTTGGCTGCCGCCGGTGTTTGCGTTTGCCTGGCTATCGGAAGCAGACGCGAAACCGCGGTGGTGGCACTATGGTTTACTCGGTGCTGTCGCGGCAATGATTGCCATGCCGTGGTTCATCCTCGCCCATCAGCAAGATCCGACTTTCTTATGCCAATTCTTCTACAAACATCATTTCGCACGTTTCGCCGGAGAGTTTCATCCAAAGCCGATCTGGTTCTTTGTTCCGGTCCTGCTGATTGCCGGCCATCCTTGGTCGTTCTTGACAATACCCTACGCCAAGTTTTTAGTTGGACGTGGTGAAACGACTCGAGCCAGACGTCCACCGGCGTTGGGATTTATGTTGCTGTACAGTCTTTGGTGCTTTGCGTTCTTTTCGATCTCCGCTTGCAAGTTGCCAACCTATTTGTTGCCTGCCGCACCACCTTTGGCGCTGATGCTCGGACACTACCTGAATGAAATTCTACAAGACTCGGGCAACCCGACCGAATTCTTCTTCGCTCGGTTGTGGTCTGCACGAACGGCGACCGCCACCACTTGTGTCGCAGGAGTCTCGTTCGTCTTGTTCGTCGTCGTTTGGACCGGAGATTCCAACTTTGCGTTGTTCGGGTGGGCAACCATTTGGGCGATGTGGTTGATGGTTTCATTGCTGCCAATGGCCGACCGTCATCAAGCCAAGATTGCATGGGCTTCTTCGACCGGAGCAGCTTTCCTTTTCACCGTGATGGTGATGCACCAAATGGTGCCTGCGTATAGTCGCTCGCAAACGCTGTTTGGCGAAACCTCGCCTTTGGGCGATCAGTTGGCGGTTGCGAAGTCTTTGCCGATTGCAACCATCGACCATGAATTTTCCGAAGTGCCATTCTATTTGGAAAGGCGAGATATCCCGAACTTTTTGAATGTGAATGACACGGGTGTAGCCGACTTCGTTTCGCAGGCAGGAATGTCGATCTTGATCGTCGATGACCTCATCGGGCCGAACGATCTAGCCGATCAGTTGCCTAAGACTGCAAAACTGACCAAAATTGGGCACCGCGGATCGGCGCTGATCTACCAAGCAACCAACACAGCAAGCCCGCCGCAAATGGCCTTGGTGCCCGATGGCCAAGCCCAAGGAGCCCAGCGATGA
- a CDS encoding 1-acyl-sn-glycerol-3-phosphate acyltransferase, with product MTVILDRPYQFIPPNRNDLWPAFIQKFRIFDYYLRKKEGVVSYDCRNIERLKQSIASGAGVLLAPNHCRYADPLVLGWCSRHSGRHVYAMASWHLFNNGWFDAFAINRMGGFSIFREGSDRQALETAIEILVEAHRALILFPEGTTNRTNDALKPLLEGVTFIARTASRRRHKKDGGKTVVHPVAIKYLSVDKIDDWANAQLSQIESQLGWQKPVSLPLLGRTLRVVEALLALREVEYFGKSRTGPLPARRDELIEHLLSSTEQRMKLENAVSDANESNVRARVRVIRSEVHTRWFSRNPNDQEKRALRGDLAAADLAQELFSYPDNYLQEETVTDMRLVETIQRMQETLFGKADSSIPLHAVIEVDESINVPAEKAPRGVEDPILTSIRESLTALLENLSGEARPVA from the coding sequence TTGACTGTCATTCTTGATCGGCCCTACCAATTTATCCCGCCAAACCGCAACGACCTATGGCCAGCGTTCATCCAAAAATTTCGCATCTTCGATTATTATTTGCGAAAGAAAGAGGGGGTGGTCAGCTATGATTGCCGCAACATCGAGCGGTTGAAACAATCAATTGCATCGGGTGCTGGCGTCTTGTTGGCTCCAAATCATTGCCGTTATGCCGATCCATTGGTACTGGGGTGGTGCTCTCGACATTCCGGACGTCATGTTTACGCCATGGCGTCATGGCACCTGTTTAACAATGGGTGGTTTGATGCGTTTGCCATTAACCGAATGGGCGGTTTTAGCATTTTTCGTGAAGGCTCCGATCGACAAGCACTCGAAACGGCCATCGAAATACTTGTCGAAGCCCATCGGGCCTTGATCCTCTTTCCCGAAGGCACTACCAATCGAACCAACGATGCACTGAAGCCGCTGCTTGAAGGTGTCACCTTTATTGCTCGTACGGCATCGCGCCGCCGACACAAAAAAGATGGTGGCAAAACCGTCGTTCATCCGGTCGCAATCAAATACCTCAGCGTTGACAAAATTGATGATTGGGCCAATGCTCAGCTTAGCCAAATCGAATCGCAATTGGGCTGGCAGAAACCGGTGAGCCTACCACTGTTGGGGCGAACCCTTCGTGTTGTCGAAGCACTGCTAGCATTGCGAGAAGTCGAGTACTTCGGCAAGTCGCGCACCGGGCCTTTGCCGGCAAGACGAGACGAATTGATTGAACATTTGCTCTCAAGCACTGAACAGCGGATGAAGTTGGAGAATGCCGTATCGGACGCCAATGAATCAAACGTTCGCGCTCGAGTGCGAGTTATCCGAAGCGAAGTCCACACGCGATGGTTCTCGAGGAATCCAAACGACCAAGAGAAACGAGCGCTAAGAGGGGATTTGGCTGCCGCCGATTTGGCTCAGGAATTATTCTCGTACCCCGATAATTACTTGCAGGAGGAAACCGTTACCGACATGCGACTTGTCGAGACGATCCAGAGGATGCAGGAAACCCTGTTTGGAAAAGCGGATTCGAGTATCCCGCTGCATGCGGTGATCGAAGTCGATGAATCGATCAATGTTCCCGCTGAAAAAGCTCCGCGCGGAGTCGAAGACCCCATTTTGACATCGATCCGCGAATCGTTAACCGCTTTGTTGGAAAATCTCTCCGGCGAAGCCCGCCCGGTTGCCTAG